In Streptomyces pluripotens, the genomic window CGGTGATCAGCACGGGGGCGTATCAAGGGCTCCGGGACCGGCGAAATTCGATACGATATACCCTCTAGGGGTATCTATCCGCAGCTCGTCCCGATATGGAGGTCCGCGATGACGACGACCGAGGCCGGCACCCCGGCACCTTCCGAGGGCGCGGACGAGGCCCCGCACACCACGCACGGCTACCACAAGCAGAAGGACGAGCACCTCAAGCGGCTGCGCCGGATCGAGGGGCAGATCCGCGGACTGCAGCGGATGGTCGAAGAGGACACGTACTGCATCGACATACTCACCCAGGTCTCCGCCTCCACCAAAGCCCTGCAGTCGTTCGCGCTGCAACTGCTGGAGGAGCACCTGCGCCACTGCGTCGCGGACGCGGCCCTCAAGGGCGGTGACGAGATCGACGCGAAGGTCGACGAGGCGACGAAGGCGATCGGTCGCCTGCTGCGCACCTGAGCGCGGCAGTACCGGCGACGCGGCAGCACGGGCGAGCACGTCTCAGACCTCGGCCGACTCCCGTTCCTCTGCCACGCGCAGGACCTCGTCGATGCTCTCCAGACTGAGCCGCTCCTCGGCGGCCGAGGCCGCGATGATCAGCTCCCCGCACAGCTCGATCTCGGCGAGGGCCACGTGGTCCTGAACCGCCGTACCGCCGACCGGAGCCACCCGCCTCACCTCCCCCCGCCGTC contains:
- a CDS encoding metal-sensitive transcriptional regulator codes for the protein MTTTEAGTPAPSEGADEAPHTTHGYHKQKDEHLKRLRRIEGQIRGLQRMVEEDTYCIDILTQVSASTKALQSFALQLLEEHLRHCVADAALKGGDEIDAKVDEATKAIGRLLRT